A stretch of Candidatus Sphingomonas phytovorans DNA encodes these proteins:
- a CDS encoding PAS domain-containing protein, with protein MKQDPDLFIGNGEMASLMRAKDWSRTTLGPVEYWPEALRVAVRILLTSKFDMWIGWGTDVAFLYNDAYRPTLGQKHPDALATPTAELWAEIWLDVEPLVRTVYETGEATWSEALLLLLERNGYSEETYHTFSYSPIFDDNGAVGGLLCAVVEETDRIITARRLDTLRVLASDLTAADTISAVTAATRTCLESNPHDLPFTLVYLFEDSVARLVERTGFDGPHPAALESISLDDPAPWPLAGGLNQVPLADMGAFPCGAWQKTPDHAVILPLQRRGGEAPVGAVVVGLNPHRRADPDYLGYLDLLAGQISSGLASAEAYESERRRVAALAEAAGLREAAAEVLREVNARLESEVEARTGERDRLRALFQRAPGFMCVLHGPDHVFEFMNEAYLQLIGHRDVNGMPVRDALPEVDGQGFFDLLDQVYRTGQPFVGQSMPVDLQREPGSPLEKRFLNLVYQPIVENDGAITGIFAEGHDVTDQVRSEAALRALNADLERQVIERTQARGKTWHLSPDLLGALNPLGYFETSNPAWKTLLGWSEQEVASMSIFDLLHPDDVERTRNGFTLTQQGEPAIRFPNRYRCKDGSYRWISWVGIPEEGMVYCSGRDISVEKAAEAERDRLWTLSEDMLARADYQGRMVAVNPAWTKVLGWRERDLLTNPYADIIHPDNVPAVAAALEEMNRTGQPTRFENRILSAHGDWKPIGWTVSPEPDGIHFIAVGRDLTEDKSRERELEQAQEALRQSQKMEAVGQLTGGIAHDFNNLLAGIGGNLELLELRIGQGRTTGLDRYIGGAQDATRRAASLTQRLLAFSRRQTLDPKPTDVNRLIAGMEDLIRRTVGPEIEVEVVGAGGLWLTRVDTSQLENALLNLAINARDAMTGGGRITIETANKWLDDRAARERELPPGQYLSLCVTDTGSGMGPDVVAKAFDPFFTTKPIGQGTGLGLSMIHGFVRQSGGQVRIYSEPGKGTTMCLYFPRYAGEMNPGEDDEPHLADPGHGETVLVIDDEPLVRALAVEILRDAGYIVMEAADGPSGLRLVQSAARIDLLVTDVGLPGGLNGRQVADAARVTRPGLKVLFITGYAENAAVGNGLLGAGMEVITKPFTVVALGNKVREMLDR; from the coding sequence GTGAAACAAGATCCGGACCTGTTCATCGGCAACGGCGAAATGGCGTCGCTGATGCGCGCCAAGGACTGGTCGCGAACGACGCTCGGTCCGGTGGAATACTGGCCAGAAGCGTTGCGCGTCGCGGTCCGCATCCTGCTGACCAGCAAGTTCGACATGTGGATCGGATGGGGGACGGACGTCGCCTTCCTCTACAACGATGCGTATCGGCCGACGCTTGGACAAAAACATCCCGACGCGCTGGCGACGCCGACAGCCGAACTCTGGGCGGAGATCTGGCTCGATGTCGAGCCGCTGGTCCGGACGGTCTACGAGACCGGCGAAGCGACATGGAGCGAAGCGCTGCTGCTCCTGCTCGAACGCAACGGCTACAGCGAAGAAACCTATCACACCTTCTCCTACAGCCCGATCTTCGACGACAACGGGGCGGTGGGCGGGCTGTTGTGCGCGGTCGTCGAGGAAACCGATCGAATCATCACGGCGCGCCGGCTGGATACCCTCAGGGTGCTCGCCTCCGACCTGACCGCGGCGGACACCATCTCCGCCGTCACGGCGGCCACGCGCACCTGTCTTGAGAGCAATCCGCACGATCTTCCCTTCACCCTCGTCTATCTGTTCGAGGACAGCGTGGCGCGGCTTGTCGAGCGAACCGGCTTCGACGGGCCACACCCGGCAGCCCTCGAATCGATCTCGCTGGACGATCCCGCGCCCTGGCCTTTGGCAGGCGGACTCAACCAGGTCCCCTTGGCCGATATGGGGGCCTTTCCATGCGGCGCCTGGCAAAAGACGCCTGATCATGCCGTGATCCTGCCACTCCAGCGCCGTGGCGGGGAGGCACCGGTCGGTGCGGTCGTGGTCGGTCTCAACCCCCATCGGCGGGCCGATCCCGATTATCTTGGCTATCTCGATCTGCTCGCCGGCCAGATATCGTCCGGTCTCGCCAGTGCCGAAGCCTATGAAAGCGAGCGGCGGCGCGTGGCTGCGCTTGCCGAGGCAGCCGGACTCCGGGAGGCCGCGGCCGAAGTGTTGCGTGAGGTCAACGCCCGCCTCGAATCCGAAGTCGAGGCCCGCACCGGCGAACGGGACCGCCTCCGCGCCCTGTTCCAGCGGGCACCGGGCTTCATGTGCGTGTTGCACGGCCCCGACCACGTCTTCGAATTCATGAACGAGGCCTATCTCCAATTGATCGGGCATCGCGACGTGAACGGCATGCCGGTTCGCGACGCGCTTCCCGAGGTCGACGGCCAGGGTTTTTTCGATCTGCTCGACCAGGTCTATCGCACCGGCCAGCCCTTTGTCGGGCAGAGCATGCCGGTCGACCTCCAGCGAGAGCCCGGCAGCCCGCTGGAGAAGCGGTTCCTGAACCTGGTCTATCAACCCATCGTGGAGAATGACGGGGCGATCACCGGCATCTTCGCCGAGGGCCATGACGTCACTGATCAGGTCCGCAGCGAAGCCGCGCTGCGCGCGCTCAACGCCGACCTGGAACGCCAGGTGATCGAACGCACCCAGGCGCGCGGCAAGACCTGGCATCTCAGCCCGGACTTGCTCGGCGCGCTCAATCCCCTCGGCTATTTCGAGACGTCGAATCCGGCCTGGAAGACCCTGCTCGGCTGGAGCGAGCAGGAGGTCGCCAGCATGTCGATCTTCGATCTGCTCCATCCCGACGATGTCGAACGCACCCGCAACGGCTTCACGCTGACTCAGCAGGGCGAGCCGGCGATCCGCTTCCCCAACCGCTATCGCTGCAAGGATGGCAGCTATCGCTGGATATCCTGGGTCGGCATTCCCGAAGAGGGCATGGTCTATTGCAGCGGGCGCGACATCAGCGTGGAAAAGGCGGCCGAGGCCGAGCGCGACCGGCTATGGACGCTGTCCGAGGACATGCTGGCGCGGGCCGACTATCAGGGCAGGATGGTGGCGGTGAACCCCGCCTGGACAAAGGTGCTGGGGTGGCGCGAGCGCGACCTGTTGACCAATCCCTATGCCGATATCATCCATCCCGACAATGTCCCCGCCGTGGCGGCCGCGCTGGAAGAGATGAACCGCACCGGCCAGCCCACACGGTTCGAAAACCGGATCCTGTCGGCGCATGGTGACTGGAAACCGATCGGCTGGACGGTCTCGCCCGAGCCCGACGGCATCCATTTCATCGCGGTCGGGCGCGACCTGACCGAGGACAAGTCGCGCGAACGGGAGCTTGAGCAGGCGCAGGAGGCGCTGCGTCAATCGCAGAAGATGGAGGCCGTGGGCCAGCTCACCGGCGGTATCGCCCATGATTTCAACAACCTGCTGGCCGGTATTGGCGGAAATCTCGAACTGCTGGAACTGCGCATCGGCCAGGGCAGGACGACGGGCCTCGATCGCTATATCGGCGGCGCGCAGGACGCGACCCGACGCGCGGCATCGCTGACGCAGCGGCTGCTCGCCTTTTCCCGCCGCCAGACGCTCGATCCGAAACCGACTGACGTCAACCGGCTGATCGCCGGCATGGAAGACCTTATCCGCCGCACCGTCGGCCCGGAGATCGAGGTCGAGGTCGTCGGCGCCGGCGGGCTGTGGTTGACCCGGGTCGACACATCACAGCTCGAAAACGCCCTGCTCAACCTGGCGATCAACGCGCGCGACGCCATGACCGGCGGCGGCCGGATCACCATCGAAACGGCCAACAAATGGCTTGATGACCGCGCCGCGCGCGAACGGGAACTGCCCCCCGGCCAATATCTCTCGCTGTGCGTGACCGATACCGGATCCGGCATGGGGCCCGACGTCGTCGCCAAGGCGTTCGATCCGTTCTTCACCACCAAGCCGATCGGCCAGGGAACCGGGCTCGGCCTGTCGATGATCCATGGTTTCGTCCGGCAGTCCGGCGGGCAGGTGCGGATCTATTCGGAACCGGGCAAGGGCACGACGATGTGCCTCTATTTCCCGCGCTACGCGGGCGAAATGAATCCGGGCGAGGACGACGAACCCCATCTTGCCGATCCCGGACATGGCGAGACCGTGCTGGTGATCGACGACGAGCCCCTCGTCAGGGCCCTCGCCGTCGAGATCCTGCGGGATGCCGGCTATATCGTGATGGAGGCAGCCGACGGCCCTTCCGGGCTCAGGCTGGTTCAGTCGGCGGCACGGATCGATCTGCTGGTCACCGATGTCGGCCTGCCCGGTGGACTGAACGGCCGCCAGGTCGCCGACGCAGCACGCGTTACCCGTCCTGGCCTGAAAGTGCTCTTCATCACTGGCTATGCGGAGAATGCAGCCGTCGGAAACGGTCTGCTCGGCGCCGGCATGGAGGTGATCACGAAACCCTTCACGGTCGTCGCGCTCGGCAACAAGGTCAGGGAAATGCTCGATCGTTGA
- the rmuC gene encoding DNA recombination protein RmuC, translating to MTGLTISLAMIAVLLVGLAVGWWLAGRGVAEVRTERDARTEEFKRAIVDLAGAEERARVAAQLRDELDAIREERDGFRTENATLRAHAEAFEARLEEFKNSREAMTGHFNETASKLLNDAQKQFLERAEARFKQSEETAGQNLKSMLQPVSDRLLKYEETVSKVESERQGAFDQLKGQLEGLRVGQEKVSSEAAKLVNSLRNAPKSRGRWGEQQLKNVLETCGLSEHTDFQTEVSVSGGDEGGRLRPDAIVRVPGGRALVIDAKVSLNAYQDAFGAVDEAERLVGLAAHAVSMRAHVNGLGNKAYWSQFADAPDYVIMFVPGEHFLSAALEHDPTLWDFAFEKRVLLATPTNLIAIARTVSAVWRQERLAKEARQIGELGKELYDRLAKAAGDLRKVGGGLTSAVNNYNTFVSSFESRTLVTARKLRDLNIEPGAREIEGVEPVEALARYGDTPILIDGSVSEAAE from the coding sequence ATGACCGGCCTGACGATTTCCCTGGCGATGATCGCCGTTCTGCTCGTCGGACTGGCGGTGGGCTGGTGGCTGGCCGGGCGCGGCGTCGCCGAGGTCAGGACCGAACGCGACGCACGGACCGAGGAATTCAAGCGGGCGATCGTCGACCTCGCCGGCGCCGAGGAGCGTGCGCGCGTCGCGGCGCAGCTTCGCGACGAGCTCGACGCGATCCGGGAGGAGCGCGACGGCTTTCGCACCGAGAATGCGACGCTTCGCGCCCATGCCGAGGCGTTCGAGGCCAGGCTCGAGGAATTCAAGAACTCTCGCGAGGCGATGACCGGTCATTTCAACGAGACCGCCAGCAAGCTGCTCAACGACGCGCAGAAGCAGTTCCTCGAACGCGCCGAGGCCCGTTTCAAGCAATCCGAAGAGACGGCCGGGCAGAATCTGAAATCCATGCTCCAGCCGGTCAGCGACCGCCTCCTGAAATATGAGGAGACCGTGAGCAAGGTCGAGAGCGAGCGCCAGGGGGCTTTCGACCAGCTCAAGGGCCAGCTGGAGGGGCTTCGCGTCGGCCAGGAGAAGGTCAGCAGCGAAGCGGCGAAGCTGGTCAATTCGCTCCGTAACGCGCCCAAGTCGCGCGGACGCTGGGGTGAGCAGCAGCTTAAAAATGTTTTGGAAACCTGTGGTTTGTCGGAACATACTGATTTCCAGACCGAGGTCAGCGTGTCTGGCGGGGACGAAGGCGGGCGACTCCGCCCCGACGCGATCGTTCGCGTGCCTGGCGGTCGTGCGCTCGTCATCGACGCCAAGGTCTCGCTCAATGCCTATCAGGATGCGTTCGGCGCGGTCGACGAGGCGGAGCGGCTGGTCGGGCTTGCCGCCCATGCCGTTTCGATGCGCGCTCATGTCAACGGTCTCGGCAACAAGGCCTATTGGAGCCAGTTCGCCGATGCGCCCGACTATGTGATCATGTTCGTGCCGGGCGAGCATTTCCTGTCAGCCGCGCTCGAGCATGATCCCACGCTTTGGGACTTCGCCTTCGAGAAACGGGTGCTGCTGGCCACGCCGACCAATTTGATCGCCATCGCGCGCACCGTCTCGGCGGTCTGGCGGCAGGAACGGCTGGCCAAGGAAGCGCGCCAGATCGGCGAACTCGGCAAGGAACTCTACGACCGGCTCGCCAAGGCGGCGGGCGATCTGCGCAAGGTGGGTGGCGGATTGACGTCGGCGGTCAACAACTACAACACCTTCGTCAGCAGCTTCGAAAGCCGCACTTTGGTAACGGCGCGCAAGCTGCGCGATCTCAACATCGAGCCCGGCGCGCGCGAGATCGAGGGCGTGGAGCCGGTCGAAGCGCTGGCCCGTTACGGCGATACGCCGATCCTGATCGACGGTTCGGTCAGCGAGGCCGCGGAATAG
- a CDS encoding formate--tetrahydrofolate ligase, which produces MLTDIAISRAATLKPIAEIAAGLSIPPEAVEPYGHFKAKIDLSRLPATGKTGKLILVTAISPTPAGEGKSTTSVGLADGLNRIGRKTMLCLREPSLGPCFGTKGGAAGGGYAQVGPMEDINLHFTGDFHAITSAHNLLAAMIDNHIHWGNALDIDVRRVVWRRVLDMNDRALRDIAQSLGGPANGFPRESGFDITVASEVMAILCLASGLEDLEERLGAIVVAYTRDKRPVTARDLKADGAMAVLLAQAIKPNLVQTLEGNPAFVHGGPFANIAHGCNSVIATRAALGLGDYVVTEAGFGADLGAEKFFDIKCRQSGLKPDAAVIVATVRALKMNGGVARADLATPDAEAVRRGGVNLARHIENVRQFGVPAVVAINLFGTDTEAELEVIRDIAANHGSEAILCTHWADGGAGAEALAARVADLCDHATPQFAPLYDDDLSLFEKINTVATRIYRAEEAIADPGVRAQLKRWEDAGFGHLPVCMAKTQYSFSTDPAKLGAPTGHVVPVREVRLAAGAGFVVAICGEIMTMPGLPRVPAAESIRFGAGGEIEGLF; this is translated from the coding sequence ATGCTGACCGATATCGCAATCTCCCGCGCCGCCACCCTGAAACCCATTGCCGAGATCGCCGCCGGGCTCTCCATTCCGCCCGAGGCGGTCGAGCCCTATGGGCATTTCAAAGCAAAGATCGACCTCTCCCGCCTCCCCGCGACCGGCAAGACCGGCAAGCTGATCCTCGTCACCGCGATCAGCCCCACCCCAGCCGGCGAAGGCAAGTCAACCACCTCGGTGGGGCTGGCCGACGGGCTCAACCGCATCGGCCGCAAGACGATGCTGTGCCTGCGCGAGCCCTCGCTCGGCCCCTGTTTCGGCACCAAGGGCGGCGCGGCGGGCGGCGGCTATGCCCAGGTCGGGCCGATGGAGGATATCAACCTCCATTTCACCGGCGATTTCCACGCGATCACCAGCGCGCACAATCTGCTCGCGGCGATGATCGACAACCATATCCATTGGGGCAACGCGCTCGATATCGACGTTCGGCGGGTCGTATGGCGTCGCGTGCTCGACATGAACGACCGGGCGCTGCGGGACATCGCACAGTCGCTTGGCGGGCCGGCCAATGGCTTCCCGCGCGAATCCGGCTTCGACATCACCGTCGCGTCCGAAGTGATGGCGATATTGTGCCTGGCGAGCGGGCTGGAGGATCTGGAAGAAAGGCTCGGTGCGATCGTCGTCGCCTATACCCGAGACAAGCGCCCGGTAACCGCGCGCGACCTGAAGGCGGATGGCGCCATGGCGGTGCTGCTCGCCCAGGCGATCAAGCCGAACCTGGTGCAGACGCTCGAGGGCAATCCGGCCTTTGTCCATGGCGGGCCGTTCGCCAACATCGCCCATGGCTGCAACTCGGTGATCGCGACGCGCGCCGCACTCGGGCTTGGCGACTATGTCGTGACCGAAGCAGGCTTCGGCGCGGACCTGGGTGCGGAGAAGTTCTTCGACATCAAATGCCGGCAATCGGGGCTGAAGCCCGACGCCGCGGTGATCGTGGCGACGGTGCGGGCGCTGAAGATGAATGGCGGGGTTGCCAGGGCCGACCTCGCCACGCCTGATGCCGAGGCGGTGCGGCGCGGTGGCGTCAACCTTGCCCGCCATATCGAGAATGTGCGCCAGTTCGGCGTGCCCGCGGTCGTTGCCATCAATCTGTTCGGCACCGATACCGAGGCAGAGCTTGAGGTGATCCGCGACATCGCGGCGAACCACGGATCGGAAGCGATCCTGTGCACCCACTGGGCGGACGGTGGCGCGGGCGCCGAGGCGCTGGCAGCCAGGGTCGCCGATCTGTGCGATCACGCCACCCCGCAATTCGCGCCGCTCTATGACGACGATCTCTCGCTGTTCGAGAAGATCAACACCGTCGCCACCCGGATCTATCGTGCCGAGGAGGCGATCGCCGATCCGGGCGTCAGGGCGCAGCTCAAGCGCTGGGAGGATGCCGGGTTCGGCCATCTGCCGGTGTGCATGGCCAAGACTCAGTACAGCTTCTCGACCGATCCGGCGAAGCTCGGCGCGCCGACCGGCCATGTCGTGCCGGTGCGCGAGGTACGGCTGGCGGCGGGAGCCGGTTTCGTGGTGGCGATCTGCGGCGAGATCATGACCATGCCCGGCCTGCCGAGGGTGCCGGCGGCCGAATCGATCCGCTTCGGCGCCGGTGGCGAGATCGAAGGCCTGTTCTGA
- the def gene encoding peptide deformylase produces MSVLEILEVPHPGLRAVARPVAQIDDSVRAIVADMFDTMYDARGIGLAATQVGIEQRIVVIDLQEPESDEEGAKPVRNPLVYINPELVSVSEEVSVYNEGCLSIPEQYAEVERPSGCRIKWLDADGVAHEDDFDGLLATCIQHEIDHLNGVLFIDHISRLKRDMVLKKLAKARKAA; encoded by the coding sequence ATGTCCGTATTAGAAATCCTCGAAGTTCCGCATCCCGGCCTTCGCGCCGTCGCCAGGCCTGTCGCGCAGATCGACGATTCAGTTCGCGCGATCGTCGCCGACATGTTCGACACCATGTATGACGCGCGGGGCATCGGCCTTGCCGCCACGCAGGTCGGCATCGAGCAGCGAATCGTCGTGATCGACCTGCAGGAGCCCGAGAGCGACGAGGAAGGCGCGAAGCCGGTCCGCAATCCTCTGGTCTATATCAACCCGGAGCTGGTCTCGGTGAGCGAGGAAGTCTCGGTCTATAACGAGGGCTGCCTGTCGATCCCGGAGCAATATGCCGAGGTCGAGCGTCCGTCGGGGTGCCGGATCAAATGGCTGGACGCCGATGGCGTCGCGCATGAGGATGATTTCGACGGGTTGCTCGCGACCTGCATCCAGCACGAGATCGATCACCTGAACGGCGTTCTGTTCATCGACCACATCTCGCGCCTCAAGCGCGACATGGTGCTCAAAAAGCTGGCCAAGGCGCGCAAGGCCGCCTGA
- the recR gene encoding recombination mediator RecR — MASPEIEALTQALARLPGLGPRSARRAVLHLLKKRETALGPLLSALTAVEDRLSTCSICGNIDTIDPCGICADPRRDSRSLCVVEEVADLWALDRSRLFPGRFHVLGGRLSALEGVRPEDLSIDSLIRRIEAGGIDEVVLAMNATLEGQTTAHYIAERIERFPVRVTQLAHGLPVGGELDYLDEGTLAQALRARRPVA, encoded by the coding sequence ATGGCATCTCCCGAGATCGAAGCCCTCACTCAAGCGCTGGCCCGGCTGCCCGGTCTCGGTCCGCGCTCGGCCAGGCGCGCGGTGCTTCACCTGCTCAAGAAGCGGGAAACGGCGCTTGGGCCATTATTGTCTGCGCTCACCGCGGTTGAGGATCGACTCTCAACCTGTTCGATTTGCGGCAATATCGATACGATCGATCCCTGTGGTATCTGCGCCGATCCGCGTCGCGATTCGCGCTCGCTCTGCGTGGTGGAGGAAGTCGCCGATCTCTGGGCGCTCGATCGCTCACGGCTGTTCCCCGGCCGTTTCCATGTCCTGGGCGGGCGGCTCTCGGCGCTGGAGGGCGTGCGCCCCGAGGACCTGAGCATCGATTCGCTGATTCGCCGGATCGAGGCGGGGGGAATCGATGAGGTCGTGCTGGCGATGAACGCAACGCTCGAGGGCCAGACCACCGCGCACTACATTGCGGAGCGGATTGAGCGCTTCCCGGTGCGCGTGACACAGCTAGCCCATGGCCTGCCCGTGGGAGGCGAGCTCGACTATCTCGACGAGGGGACGCTTGCCCAGGCGCTCAGGGCAAGACGGCCGGTCGCATAG